Proteins encoded in a region of the Rutidosis leptorrhynchoides isolate AG116_Rl617_1_P2 chromosome 9, CSIRO_AGI_Rlap_v1, whole genome shotgun sequence genome:
- the LOC139869124 gene encoding uncharacterized protein has protein sequence MYVDPRRRPINFEVEDRVYLKVSSWKGVIRFGKRGKLAPRYIGPFKIIQKVNDQRVVLELSAEKCKVDDETQLVPLSDLRVELNQKLVEEPVRIVDRKVTKLRKKEIQMVLVEWNHSLGSNLT, from the exons atgtatgttgatccacgtagacgtccgaTAAACTTTGAGGTGgaagatcgtgtttacttgaaagtttcgtCGTGGAAAGGAGTTATTAGGTTTGGTAAGCGGGGTAAGCTagctccgagatacattgggcctttCAAGATTATTCAGAAAGTTAATGATCAGAGGGTTGTGTTAGAACTTTCGGCAGA gaagtgtaaggtCGATGATGAGACGCAACTGGTCCCATTGAGTGATTTGAGGGTAGAATtgaatcaaaagttagttgaagaaccagTGAGAATTGTCGATAGAAAGGTGACAAAGTTAAGAAAGAAGGAGATCCAAATGGTGCTTGTCGAGTGGAAtcatagtttaggatcgaaccttacgtag